A single region of the Dehalococcoides mccartyi genome encodes:
- a CDS encoding DUF1616 domain-containing protein — MNFLRRYDFYLLILFIGLGVLAFNGGWVLPLRLLFGLPLVLIVPGYALASVLYPSKLSLSRSSRLMVSLALSLSVSMLAGLVLNYTVGLGQESVLCTLCSLSLIFCLAAIGRRQRLPPDERPGLILIPPDTKKQVSGNTSQVFLNMLLAVCLLGVGGFAVKQLVQVYSPAEFTQFYMLGIDDTAENFPSMFFLDNGQVTEVQYGNRPAVEAVSACLKLVISNSGQFDIVYRVEALLNGHLHKFSFGDGTEFDGFIDVPASVVNSLELYFAPIEPGDNQLLEIWLYSGDTPVFSQPLKLVFSTD; from the coding sequence ACGGTGGCTGGGTACTGCCTTTGCGGCTGTTATTTGGCCTGCCGCTGGTCCTGATAGTGCCGGGTTATGCCCTGGCATCAGTCCTGTACCCCTCTAAGCTTAGCCTCAGCCGCTCCTCACGGCTTATGGTTAGTCTGGCACTCAGTCTATCAGTCTCCATGCTGGCAGGGCTGGTTTTAAACTATACGGTTGGGCTGGGGCAGGAGAGTGTTCTGTGTACTCTTTGCAGTTTAAGCCTTATATTTTGTCTTGCGGCCATTGGCAGAAGGCAACGTTTGCCGCCTGACGAAAGACCCGGTCTGATACTAATCCCTCCTGACACTAAAAAACAGGTCTCCGGAAATACCTCCCAGGTTTTCTTGAATATGCTTCTGGCAGTTTGCCTGCTGGGAGTGGGCGGATTTGCCGTAAAACAACTGGTACAAGTTTATTCGCCGGCGGAGTTTACTCAGTTTTATATGCTGGGTATAGATGATACTGCCGAAAACTTTCCAAGTATGTTTTTTCTGGATAACGGGCAGGTGACTGAAGTGCAGTATGGCAACCGGCCTGCGGTAGAGGCTGTTTCTGCCTGCCTGAAGCTGGTCATCTCCAATAGCGGCCAGTTTGACATAGTTTATAGGGTGGAAGCTCTACTTAACGGCCATCTGCACAAGTTTTCCTTTGGCGATGGCACAGAATTTGACGGTTTTATAGACGTGCCTGCGAGTGTTGTTAATTCACTTGAGCTCTATTTTGCCCCGATTGAACCGGGTGATAACCAGTTACTGGAAATTTGGCTTTATTCGGGTGACACCCCGGTATTCTCCCAGCCTCTTAAACTTGTCTTCAGTACGGACTAA